One Saimiri boliviensis isolate mSaiBol1 chromosome 5, mSaiBol1.pri, whole genome shotgun sequence genomic window carries:
- the COPS7B gene encoding COP9 signalosome complex subunit 7b isoform X2 has product MAGEQKPSSNLLEQFILLAKGTSGSALTALISQVLEAPGVYVFGELLELANVQECIPYSVLLKDLEMRNLRELEDLIIEAVYTDIIQGKLDQRNQLLEVDFCIGRDIRKKDINNIVKTLHEWCDGCEAVLLGIEQQVLRANQYKENHNRTQQQVEAEVTNIKKTLKATASSSAQEMEQQLAERECPPHAEQRQPTKKMSKVKGLVSSRH; this is encoded by the exons ATGGCAGGGGAACAGAAACCCTCAAGTAACCTCCTGGAGCAGTTTATTTTACTAGCCAAAGGTACCAGTGGCTCAGCCCTCACTGCTCTCATAAGCCAGGTCTTAGAGGCCCCTGGAGTGTATGTCTTTGGAGAACTTCTGGAGCTGGCCAATGTGCAGGAG TGTATCCCCTACTCCGTGTTGCTGAAAGACCTGGAGATGCGGAATCTCCGGGAACTAGAAGACCTCATCATTGAGGCTGTCTACACTGACATCATCCAGGGCAAGCTGGACCAGCGAAACCAGCTGCTGGAAGTGGATTTCTGCATTGGCCGTGACATCCGAAAGAAGGATATCAATAATATTGTCAAGACCCTGCATGAATG GTGTGACGGCTGTGAAGCAGTTCTGCTGGGCATCGAGCAGCAAGTTCTGAGAGCCAACCAGTACAAAGAGAATCACAACCGAACTCAGCAGCAGGTAGAAGCAGAG GTAACCAACATCAAGAAGACACTCAAAGCCACCGCATCCTCTTCAGCTCAGGAGATGGAGCAGCAGCTGGCTGAACGGGAGTGTCCCCCTCACGCTGAGCAGAGGCAGCCCACCAAGAAGATGTCCAAAGTGAAAGGTCTGGTCTCCAGCCGCCACTAG
- the COPS7B gene encoding COP9 signalosome complex subunit 7b isoform X1, with amino-acid sequence MAGEQKPSSNLLEQFILLAKGTSGSALTALISQVLEAPGVYVFGELLELANVQELAEGANAAYLQLLNLFAYGTYPDYIANKESLPELSTAQQNKLKHLTIVSLASRMKCIPYSVLLKDLEMRNLRELEDLIIEAVYTDIIQGKLDQRNQLLEVDFCIGRDIRKKDINNIVKTLHEWCDGCEAVLLGIEQQVLRANQYKENHNRTQQQVEAEVTNIKKTLKATASSSAQEMEQQLAERECPPHAEQRQPTKKMSKVKGLVSSRH; translated from the exons ATGGCAGGGGAACAGAAACCCTCAAGTAACCTCCTGGAGCAGTTTATTTTACTAGCCAAAGGTACCAGTGGCTCAGCCCTCACTGCTCTCATAAGCCAGGTCTTAGAGGCCCCTGGAGTGTATGTCTTTGGAGAACTTCTGGAGCTGGCCAATGTGCAGGAG cttgcagaaggAGCTAATGCTGCTTATTTGCAGTTGTTGAACCTGTTTGCCTATGGGACATACCCAGATTACATAG CCAACAAGGAGAGCCTGCCAGAACTGAGCACAGCTCAGCAGAACAAGCTGAAGCATCTTACCATCGTGAGCTTGGCATCAAGAATGAAG TGTATCCCCTACTCCGTGTTGCTGAAAGACCTGGAGATGCGGAATCTCCGGGAACTAGAAGACCTCATCATTGAGGCTGTCTACACTGACATCATCCAGGGCAAGCTGGACCAGCGAAACCAGCTGCTGGAAGTGGATTTCTGCATTGGCCGTGACATCCGAAAGAAGGATATCAATAATATTGTCAAGACCCTGCATGAATG GTGTGACGGCTGTGAAGCAGTTCTGCTGGGCATCGAGCAGCAAGTTCTGAGAGCCAACCAGTACAAAGAGAATCACAACCGAACTCAGCAGCAGGTAGAAGCAGAG GTAACCAACATCAAGAAGACACTCAAAGCCACCGCATCCTCTTCAGCTCAGGAGATGGAGCAGCAGCTGGCTGAACGGGAGTGTCCCCCTCACGCTGAGCAGAGGCAGCCCACCAAGAAGATGTCCAAAGTGAAAGGTCTGGTCTCCAGCCGCCACTAG